The Sesamum indicum cultivar Zhongzhi No. 13 linkage group LG6, S_indicum_v1.0, whole genome shotgun sequence genomic interval AGTTCATAAAGTTGTAACCTTCATATAAACTTTCATGTGCTAAGTAATGACATCTAGCGGCCAAATCTTTATGTGTTAAATTTTGGTTGTGCCGGTCACTTTGCTCCTTGAGAATCTAGTTTTCATTCTTTAGGATAGACCTAATGGGCACCACCTTTTACTGgtgcatttgattttttagaaTGAAACTCCATGGACTTTCGTTTAGTTTCAGTGGAAAATTTATGCACTCATCTGCTTGTTAGTCCAGTTAGATTTAATCATACCACCTCATGCtaattgaagaaaagaaaatagcgGCAATTATTTTCCAGTGCTTGGATCtgattttatgaattaattttgttattgcTCTTTTTCAATTGCGAGACAGCTTCAAAAGACCATTGATGACCAGAAGAAGAAGTTACGTAAAACAGAACGTGCTCTTCAAATTGCTGAGGTATGTGAGCAATGGCTCAACTACCTGTTAGATTCATTTTTCATGTGATTGGAATgcttgatttatgtttctttctgtatgaaattttttacagGAAGAGATGATTAAGGCAAAGTTTGAAGTAGCATCCAAAACCAAAGAGTTGATAGAggtataatttcattaaattacctttttctttttatagccCGTGCAGTAAATGTTTTAATCACAATTGATCGGGGAGGTGCTGCTTATAATCATTCgtctaaaattgtaattatcacCAATGGTTTGACTGGAAAACTCATCAAACTTCAAGACTATGGTTGTAAAATAGGAAATTGAAGTTATATTTACCAACAACAGGGGTAGCCCAGCTGCTTTGGCCCATTAGTTTTCACCATGAGTTTAAAGCCACTTAAGTTTTTGTGTGGTAGTATGCAAGTCACTCACCTTTCTAGTAGAGCACTTCAATCTAATTGGTATCATGGTGATTATTGTGATACTATTCGACAGGCTTGCGCTCCTACCCTAGAAAACGCTATGTTTCCTAACCCATACTCTTCATATAGAAAAAGAGATAGTCAGGCTACCTGCAGCTTGCTTAACACTTATTCTATTGAGTGgtgttttattttgcaattcCTTTTCAATTATGCTTAGGTTGTTGACACAATTCTTGTTGTTGATTGGTAATATGCACATATACCACTCAAATGTGCCCCTGAATTTTCCCTGCAAACCATAAGAACTtaattcatcgaatttatgCTTTTGCAAGTTCAAAAGATGTGATACTTAATCCAGCTGCTCAGAACTTCTGCATGAGCTTTGTGCTCTCTTAAAAATATCTTCCTTTACATGCTTGCTGTGTCCATCCTTCCCAAACTTTACATGGTCTTTGTCAAGAAGTATCTTTCTGTATGGGATATATCATCTTCTTATTGCTTTCAAGATCATCATTTTTGTGATGTGCATGATCAGGTTCATGGTTCTTGGCTTCCAACTTGGCTTGCAGttcattttgataattatcaggtatttgtatatattttatgaagctAATGTTTTTGGCTCCCtctagtgtatatttttttgattgtcTTTGTATTTCAGTCACTTTTGTTGGAGAACTGGAAAGCACATGGAAAACCTGCTCTGGAGTTGTTGCTGCAGAAGGCATGTATTTGAGCTGCATCTCTGCCATATTTCATCATGGATAGCATCTATGAAAAGCAGTGCTATTTATGCTGCAAGACATGGTTTCCTTCagtatattatgaattaactCATTTTCTGTATCAGGCTATTGAAAAGAAGGCCAAAGCTGAAGAGTGGGCTGCACCACATGTGGAAGCAGTTAAAACTGTAAGTCTACTTCCCCCCAGTCACCTACAAATATGCTAGCATTTTTGCTGTTGATACTTGATTGTCTCAAGGCTAGTGCTGTAAATGGAAATATGGCCTCTGTCCGGTGGTGCTTTGTCTCCTTTCTGTTGCTTATTCAGTGTCCACATTAGTATTAGTTGTTATTGCTTAATGGTACTGGAACTTGGTTGGtacatttcaaaaattggCTTTTTGGGCTACAATGCCTTTGGCCTGGTGTAAATTGTCtgcttaaaatatttaattggatgcAAAGTGAGAGTAGCATCACAGTTTGCTTTTCTATGTCTTAATTAATTGGTGAACTTTACTCATTATAACTCCATTGAtttgagttttcttttttttcatgtcCTGTGCGCAGAAATGGATACCAGCCATTAAGGAACAGTGGGTAGTGATAACCACAAATGTGGAGCCACATGTGCAAACCCTGACTGCGAAAACTGTTGAGATATATGAAGTGTCGAAAAATGCTGTGACTCCACACATCATAAAATGGCAGGAACTAGCTGATCCTTATCTTCAGGTTAGATGCATATCAGCTCAACTTCGTTTGTTTACCTTCTACACCTTCTACAAGCTGAAGAAAATGTGTAACCTTTCAGGAATTGAGGAAGTTCAGCAAGCCATATATTGATCAGGTTGCCACTACTGCAAGACCTCATGTTGACAAATTACGTACTGCTTTGAAGCCGTATACGCAGGAGGTGGTCCATGCTTATGGAAAATTCCTCGAGTCAGCAACTACATACCACCATCAGGTATGCTAGTGTCTTTTGGTCCTATCTGCAATCTGCATGTTAGTATCTAACTTAAGAATATTCATTGACcacaaaaagattaaatgttATAGTGCTAAATCTCTTGCATGGTATACTACATATAATTGTTGATCTCCAAGCACTTTCTTATCCCTGATGAAGGTTCAAGGCAAAGTTGAAGAGAAACTGAAGAGTCATGAGCTTACAAAACCTCTCGCAACGAAAGAGCTGGTTTGGTTTTCTGTAAGTCCTTAAAAACACTTTTATGGCCTTGCCACAAATTAGTCTATATATGGGTGCAATATTTGCTGGTTAACTGAGCGTTTATGTTGTAGGCCTCTGCACTCCTGGCTTTGCCCATCATTTTTCTGTTGAAAACATGTTCAGCCATCTTTGGGTTAGTATTGTTCTGCATGTTCGTATTGCTGTTTGAGAAATAAATTAGAGTGTTGCTTGTGGATTGTCGGGaacaatagaaaaattaataatttctatacGGATATTTGTTGCAGCAAAAAGACGAAAAAGCCCATCCGAAATGGTAATTCAAGCCACTCTCGTCGCAAGGGAAAACGTGTACATCCGGACAAGTAAAGCCAGTAAAGGCACGGTCCTCTCTCTTAACACAAGGTGTGATTTAAAACTTTAGTGAATCTTTTTCTATGCCAGGATTATccacatatattaaaatttttatctatCAGTAAACATTATCCACATACAAATACATGCATGAACAGACCGATCGTTACTTGGCTGGTATGAGTGGATACAGAGTTGGAATATATGCAGTCTTCTCTACTCTTTTTGGAGAGTCAGTTGGTTATTACGAAGTAGAGAagaaataatactaatttcaTCTGCATGCACTAGTGTTGCCTCATTGATGCGGACATAGTTTTGACTTCTGAAAATTGATGTCACTGTTACATTATTTTACTGTTGCTTACCATTCTCTGCAGGTTTGCGTCGTCCTCTTCACATTGGCTCGGAGTTCCTGAAGCTCTATCCGTTCATGAAGTACACTGTCAATCTTGAAGTTTAGCGAATTTCAGTTTCATATGTAGATCAGAGAATTGGGGTATAGGTTATTGTAGTTTCCAGGATGTTTAACTTGTAGTTCAAATGATAGTTCGGTATTTGTGTGTATCACGGCACTCGAAGTCTGTCTGCCAGGCccctttttgtttgtttaaatCCTTTTTGGCCTTCTACGCCACATTTTGAACAGTTCTTCAACAACTCATACATCCTATCTGTCCATGCccgtaaattataaaatttgtttattgttatattgtcTGATTTATATTATTCCCAGGAATTTGGTTGGATTCTAGTATCCTGTCATCTCAGCAACGCCCATGGCTGGAAAAACTTCTTAGTACgtttttatgcttatttttctTCGTTTCAGAAGTCAAGTTTCCTTCTTGTTTTGGTGGTGTTGGGTATGGAGTTCAAGCATTGAAATCGTTACTGGATTCAAGGActttaatttggaaaattaatgttatatttgGATCTTGAATTTTCGGTAGCATTAGCAGATGCCAACTGAAGTTGATTTCTCTGTTAAAGAATTTTATCATGGAGTCTATAATTCacttgatttgttttcttgaaggATACATAATTCCACCTAAAGATATTTTAGTTTGACATTTATTCTGTCCAAAActgaaatacaataaaatttatgataaattaaaataagtttttataaagtttgatataattatgaatattttctcgttgtttagaaaattttattttatttttatatttgataaattctGTTATCGAGGGTTTAGAATTATTAGTTTtgttcttatttatatatattagttgttGTAGCACTCGATTCTTGTgagcatttaaaaaattatagtgttacgatgaaaagaaattataagaCAAACGTAGTGaagtgatgaaaaaaaaagaagtattcaagaaaaagaatgtggggataaagtaagtttgtaagaaaaaattataagttaaaaatatgaaagcttgtaagaaaaaatatatacgaAGAATGTGAGAGCGAAAAAAACTAATTGTAATCGAGTTTATTAAAGTTATGGAGGTTTGTGAGgcaaaaaatatggaaaatatgggagaaaaatggaatagtgggttgagagaaaaaaaattataattctaaaataatattaaaattactattataagcAATTCTTTTGAAAGAATGAAATGAATGAAAGTATAAAACGTGACAATAAAGAATTGGTACgatcagattttcttttataatagtataaatacatatatatatatattttaaatttgaaaaatttaaaaaattggatgaggCGGAtagataaatttgaaaaattataaaagaactattcactttgttaaaaaaaattaaaaaaaataaataaaactataaattagacTCCACAtgagcattttggtcagttcgctacaaaaaaatgataaaaatataataaaggcTAACGGACTGAAAACGACCATTAAAATTAGGGGATATTCGtgattgttttaaataaaaggaaGTATTGCAATTATGATAAACCTTAGTGGATTGGACAGTAATTTACCGTagaaatctaatttaaatcaaaatgtGCATACTATTTACTGTAAATGTTTGCAGGTTGAACAGGATAGTCATGCAGAGTTTAGGAGTCTCAgattatgaaatttgaaagCTGCATAAATTAGATGGAAATTCTAACAAAACAAACAGCAGCTCCTGAAGTGATGA includes:
- the LOC105164957 gene encoding uncharacterized protein LOC105164957 yields the protein MAALKFFVFTLLLSLILTHFRVEADGSISVDDEVKVVRSDGPDSSILEQLKSEIHNLESHIEEKTREIKDKDEVIAAKEKIIKEKTDTILSLENEIASLQKKGKLDAAEQAGKAHARAADLEKQVEKLREDIDVKIKEKEILESRATEAEKKASELNSKFETLQKTIDDQKKKLRKTERALQIAEEEMIKAKFEVASKTKELIEVHGSWLPTWLAVHFDNYQSLLLENWKAHGKPALELLLQKAIEKKAKAEEWAAPHVEAVKTKWIPAIKEQWVVITTNVEPHVQTLTAKTVEIYEVSKNAVTPHIIKWQELADPYLQELRKFSKPYIDQVATTARPHVDKLRTALKPYTQEVVHAYGKFLESATTYHHQVQGKVEEKLKSHELTKPLATKELVWFSASALLALPIIFLLKTCSAIFGKKTKKPIRNGNSSHSRRKGKRVHPDK